In Salisediminibacterium beveridgei, one DNA window encodes the following:
- a CDS encoding nuclease-related domain-containing protein, protein MIVKPRNQPLDIHIIKALQRRLPHALSQEPFLKEQLAQFLAGFTGEKELDYVLEGLSFDFPDSRIIQDLRLAVGANHVQIDTLALTRKGVFLLEVKHLSGVVRLDTVNCQMIQLKDGQSRTMKDPFGQMSTAGRKFRNWFTANRIASPPVFQLLVFTNDHMELDAASATGFVRRWDVIDAMLHQSHGQPDVMDAAEIKELGRLLVKHHRPQHPHYQFGKYQSYHAKVNPGVYCPRCGEYILHKRATGWYCGDCAKTRQLAATSALTDFALTTAPFISCREAKAFLQERDRHIIYRTLEKTGLPRTKNNARVIHYDLRPLYLNLT, encoded by the coding sequence ATGATTGTAAAACCCCGAAATCAGCCGCTTGATATCCATATCATCAAAGCCTTACAGCGGCGACTGCCGCATGCTTTGTCCCAGGAGCCTTTTCTGAAAGAGCAGCTTGCTCAATTTCTGGCCGGGTTCACTGGTGAAAAAGAGCTCGATTATGTTTTGGAAGGCTTGTCCTTCGACTTCCCTGACAGCCGGATCATCCAGGATTTGCGGTTGGCCGTCGGGGCAAATCATGTACAGATCGATACGTTGGCATTGACCCGAAAAGGGGTATTTCTCCTGGAAGTGAAGCATCTGTCAGGCGTTGTCCGTCTCGACACGGTCAATTGCCAGATGATCCAGCTGAAAGACGGTCAATCCCGGACGATGAAAGATCCTTTCGGTCAGATGTCGACAGCCGGGCGTAAATTCCGTAACTGGTTCACAGCGAACCGGATAGCATCGCCGCCTGTGTTTCAGCTGCTCGTCTTCACCAATGACCACATGGAGCTGGATGCAGCATCGGCAACGGGTTTTGTCAGGAGATGGGACGTGATCGACGCCATGCTCCATCAGTCGCATGGGCAACCGGACGTCATGGATGCGGCAGAAATAAAAGAGCTGGGCCGTCTGCTTGTGAAACATCATCGTCCGCAGCATCCTCATTATCAATTCGGGAAATATCAATCCTATCATGCAAAAGTGAATCCGGGCGTATATTGTCCGCGGTGCGGCGAATATATCCTGCATAAGCGGGCGACGGGCTGGTACTGCGGCGATTGCGCTAAAACCCGGCAGCTGGCTGCGACATCCGCATTGACCGATTTTGCGTTGACGACTGCACCGTTTATCAGCTGCCGGGAAGCAAAGGCGTTTCTTCAGGAACGAGACCGGCACATCATCTACCGCACGCTTGAAAAAACCGGGCTGCCCCGGACTAAAAACAATGCCCGGGTTATTCACTATGACCTCCGGCCGCTGTATCTGAATCTGACCTGA
- a CDS encoding zinc ribbon domain-containing protein: MFCSNCGAQMPEEAKFCGECGQPTSVESKGKAASATSYGQSSGAASTAQSIAENEYVQKSKDVSKHYFSVYKKQLKAPFFEARQMADGSMINGMISIVLFSLAIGLTIYFNVQGAAGEFMDIPFFSTVANVFIAWIILFLLVAGVFFITFKIMRSEVSFGNLINRMGSLLALPMTASLAAMLTGLMQIGFLSSLFLMIAISTSTLAIFSVIFSVERKTEKAIDPFYGVIIAGIGTSIVIVIVFVTILGSLINEMQNLMMF, from the coding sequence ATGTTTTGTTCAAACTGTGGAGCTCAAATGCCTGAGGAGGCAAAATTTTGCGGAGAATGCGGGCAGCCGACTTCTGTAGAAAGTAAAGGAAAAGCTGCCTCGGCAACGTCTTACGGACAGTCATCCGGAGCAGCATCAACAGCCCAGTCGATCGCGGAAAACGAATATGTACAAAAAAGCAAGGACGTATCCAAGCATTATTTTTCTGTTTATAAAAAACAGCTGAAAGCACCTTTTTTTGAGGCCAGGCAAATGGCAGACGGGTCAATGATTAACGGTATGATTTCGATTGTTCTGTTCTCACTGGCCATCGGGTTGACGATTTATTTCAATGTGCAAGGGGCCGCAGGGGAGTTCATGGATATTCCGTTTTTCTCAACGGTGGCCAATGTGTTTATTGCCTGGATCATTTTATTTTTACTGGTGGCAGGCGTGTTTTTCATCACGTTTAAGATCATGAGGAGTGAAGTGTCCTTTGGAAATCTGATCAATCGAATGGGATCGCTTTTGGCATTACCTATGACCGCTTCACTGGCTGCCATGCTGACCGGTTTGATGCAAATCGGGTTTTTATCATCTCTGTTTTTGATGATCGCGATATCAACGTCAACCCTTGCAATTTTTTCAGTGATTTTTTCTGTTGAACGAAAAACGGAGAAAGCGATTGATCCTTTTTATGGTGTAATCATTGCAGGGATCGGTACGAGCATCGTGATTGTCATCGTATTTGTAACAATATTGGGATCACTGATCAACGAAATGCAGAATTTGATGATGTTTTAA